The Sporomusa termitida genome has a window encoding:
- a CDS encoding P-II family nitrogen regulator gives MRPITKIEIMTRPEKLEELKAAMNNIGVTGMTVTQVYGCGLTKGHREIYRGQEYNINLVPKVKVEIVVCEVPVEQVLEAAKTACRTGQIGDGKIFVYPIANAIRIRTGEEGDIAIIDPADMAK, from the coding sequence ATGCGCCCAATAACAAAAATTGAAATTATGACCCGTCCGGAAAAGCTTGAGGAACTAAAAGCGGCCATGAACAATATTGGCGTTACCGGTATGACAGTAACCCAAGTGTATGGCTGCGGCCTGACAAAAGGTCACCGGGAGATTTACCGTGGGCAAGAATACAATATCAATCTGGTGCCCAAGGTTAAGGTTGAAATTGTTGTCTGCGAAGTACCGGTAGAGCAGGTGCTCGAAGCTGCTAAGACAGCATGCCGTACAGGCCAGATCGGCGATGGAAAGATTTTTGTTTACCCTATTGCCAATGCTATCCGCATCCGGACTGGCGAGGAAGGCGATATTGCCATCATTGATCCTGCTGATATGGCTAAATAA
- a CDS encoding ABC transporter substrate-binding protein yields the protein MKIKFLSITGIVVLLLSLLGCGSPKQPVSPGEGNISIVDDLNQTIVLAQPAKRIISLYSAHTENLIALGLGPEIIGVSTTESDPVAQNKPVFDYRADPEKVLAAQPDIVIIRPFIKQSYPDFIKTLEQANIKIVCLYPEKFEDFDSYIHKLAVLTGREQQAADRLAAFHNKLTEIADRTAKAPVKKQVYFESTATEYRTITPASTPGTVLNLAGAINVAADAQAIKTTGSIAAYGSERLLMKADEIDVFLAQRGPMNPGITVDAIKQRPGFDKIKAVRQEQVYIVDEKLVSSPTFRLAEGVEQLAKLIYPEVF from the coding sequence ATGAAAATAAAATTTCTAAGCATCACTGGCATTGTTGTGCTGCTGTTGTCCCTGCTGGGCTGTGGATCTCCTAAACAGCCGGTTAGTCCGGGTGAGGGCAACATAAGTATTGTTGATGATTTAAACCAAACGATCGTTCTTGCGCAGCCGGCAAAGCGGATTATTTCTTTGTATTCGGCCCATACTGAAAACCTAATAGCCCTTGGTCTGGGGCCGGAGATTATCGGTGTCAGTACGACTGAATCGGATCCTGTTGCTCAAAATAAACCGGTATTTGACTACCGCGCCGACCCGGAGAAAGTCCTGGCTGCCCAGCCTGATATTGTTATTATCAGACCTTTCATTAAACAAAGTTATCCGGATTTTATTAAAACCTTAGAGCAGGCAAATATTAAAATCGTTTGCCTTTACCCTGAGAAATTCGAGGATTTTGACAGCTATATTCATAAACTCGCGGTATTAACAGGCCGGGAGCAACAGGCTGCTGACCGTCTGGCTGCTTTTCATAACAAGCTCACAGAGATCGCTGACCGTACAGCTAAGGCGCCTGTTAAAAAGCAGGTCTACTTTGAGTCAACTGCCACTGAGTACCGGACAATTACACCGGCAAGTACGCCCGGGACCGTACTTAATCTGGCCGGCGCCATCAACGTGGCTGCCGATGCGCAGGCAATAAAAACAACCGGCAGCATTGCTGCTTATGGCAGTGAGCGTCTCCTGATGAAGGCCGATGAAATAGACGTCTTTCTGGCGCAGCGGGGACCAATGAACCCCGGGATTACTGTCGACGCAATTAAGCAGCGCCCGGGCTTTGATAAAATCAAGGCAGTACGACAGGAACAAGTCTATATTGTTGACGAGAAGCTAGTTTCAAGCCCGACCTTCCGTTTGGCTGAGGGGGTTGAGCAGTTGGCAAAATTGATTTATCCGGAGGTATTTTGA
- a CDS encoding FecCD family ABC transporter permease, translated as MSSSSLAALLRRKQANVRIAGLILLVATVLFALAAVGFGRADISMVDAAAVIYGKLTGSQEAYSSIHAAQTAIIWDIRLPRILAAIAVGGGLAVAGVVFQALLMNPLADSYTMGVSTGAAFGASVAIYLNIFAQGGLPVTVFAFGGAVLTLLIVMSMARVKGYVSSANLVIAGIIVSSILSAAITMVKSLAGEQVSAIVTWLIGSLAAKSWEHVVYAWPLIMAACFLCYYYAGDLNILSLGDREARSLGINVSRLRTILLGAGALITAVCVAIGGIIGFVGLIVPHMVRMVTGSDNKALIPLCGLTGGLLLLTADTFGRSVGNIEIPVGVLTTLLGGPFFVYIFRIRNKTLG; from the coding sequence ATGAGCAGCAGTTCTTTAGCGGCACTTCTGCGGCGCAAACAGGCTAATGTCCGTATAGCAGGCTTGATCCTGCTGGTGGCAACGGTGTTGTTTGCTTTAGCGGCGGTTGGGTTCGGCCGGGCTGATATCAGCATGGTTGATGCGGCGGCTGTTATTTATGGTAAGCTGACTGGCAGCCAGGAAGCCTATAGCTCTATTCATGCTGCTCAGACGGCAATCATCTGGGATATTCGCCTGCCGCGTATTCTGGCTGCTATTGCTGTTGGCGGCGGCCTGGCTGTGGCCGGAGTGGTTTTTCAGGCGTTGCTGATGAATCCTCTGGCTGACTCCTATACCATGGGTGTATCAACCGGCGCTGCTTTTGGTGCCAGCGTTGCCATCTATCTCAATATTTTTGCCCAGGGGGGCCTGCCTGTGACAGTGTTTGCTTTTGGCGGTGCTGTCCTTACATTGTTAATTGTTATGTCAATGGCGCGGGTAAAGGGGTATGTGTCATCGGCGAATCTGGTTATTGCCGGCATTATTGTCAGCAGTATCCTGTCCGCAGCAATCACAATGGTTAAAAGTCTGGCCGGTGAGCAGGTATCAGCTATTGTTACCTGGCTGATTGGCAGTTTGGCGGCTAAAAGCTGGGAGCATGTGGTGTATGCCTGGCCGCTGATTATGGCTGCTTGTTTTTTGTGCTATTATTATGCCGGCGATCTCAATATTTTGTCACTCGGTGACCGTGAAGCGCGCAGTCTGGGTATTAACGTGTCACGACTGCGGACAATTCTCTTGGGCGCCGGCGCACTTATTACGGCCGTATGTGTCGCTATTGGCGGTATTATTGGTTTTGTCGGCCTGATTGTGCCTCACATGGTCAGGATGGTAACTGGTTCGGATAATAAGGCCTTGATTCCGTTATGTGGTCTGACCGGTGGGTTGCTACTCTTGACAGCTGATACTTTTGGCCGGTCGGTTGGCAATATTGAGATACCTGTCGGCGTATTGACAACACTATTAGGCGGCCCTTTCTTTGTATATATTTTCAGGATACGCAATAAGACGCTTGGGTAG
- a CDS encoding ABC transporter ATP-binding protein, whose amino-acid sequence MMIKVENIQFNYGDKPVLRDISLPIRQGSFTGIVGPNGSGKTTLLNIMTGQLKAAAGRITIKARDITSYRIEEVARYIAVVPQNMDIRFPYTCLDIVGMGRTPFKARLQGLNDGDLRIIENAMRITNTLTFAGRLITELSGGERQRVLFAKALAQQPEILFLDESFSNMDIFYSITCLNLLKELCAKQGLTVVAIIHDLNLASVFCSEAAVLKAGRLVEQGPASAVLNPELIRDVFKIKVVRAGEAGLAVLSDL is encoded by the coding sequence ATGATGATTAAAGTAGAAAACATACAATTTAATTATGGTGATAAACCAGTGCTGCGTGATATTAGCTTGCCTATTCGTCAAGGTAGTTTTACCGGTATCGTAGGACCCAATGGCTCCGGGAAAACGACGTTGCTCAATATCATGACAGGTCAGCTGAAGGCGGCTGCCGGTAGGATAACAATAAAAGCCCGGGATATCACTTCCTACAGAATTGAGGAAGTGGCCCGCTATATTGCTGTTGTACCGCAAAATATGGATATCAGGTTTCCTTATACCTGTCTGGATATTGTCGGCATGGGCCGTACGCCGTTTAAGGCCAGGCTGCAGGGTCTGAACGACGGCGATTTAAGAATCATTGAAAATGCCATGCGGATTACTAATACGCTTACTTTTGCCGGGCGGCTTATTACAGAACTAAGTGGTGGCGAACGTCAACGGGTGTTATTTGCCAAAGCCCTGGCCCAACAGCCGGAAATCCTGTTTTTAGATGAGTCCTTCTCTAATATGGATATTTTTTATAGCATTACGTGTCTGAATCTGCTCAAGGAATTATGTGCAAAGCAGGGATTAACAGTAGTAGCTATTATCCATGATCTTAATCTTGCCAGCGTTTTTTGTTCAGAGGCTGCTGTTCTTAAGGCCGGCCGGCTGGTCGAACAGGGGCCGGCATCAGCTGTACTTAACCCTGAACTTATCCGGGATGTGTTTAAGATCAAGGTAGTACGTGCCGGTGAGGCAGGCCTGGCCGTACTCTCCGACTTGTAA
- a CDS encoding HD-GYP domain-containing protein, with the protein MSIIEALCDVIGERDRYTVEHSKNVACLMAGFAEYAELPVEDVTLAYVVGIVHDVGKVSVPDDILNKSGDLTDAELAVIRQHPDVGADILAEVEGLNRIATIVRHHHERYDGKGYGTGLAGDSIPFFSRMLAVCDSFDAMTTVRCYRREPFSIAKALDEISRCAGSQFDPVISRCFIDFINDCQKYDTLTAAHA; encoded by the coding sequence ATGAGCATAATTGAGGCGCTTTGTGATGTGATCGGCGAACGGGATAGATATACAGTCGAACATAGCAAAAATGTGGCTTGCCTAATGGCTGGTTTCGCTGAATATGCAGAACTCCCTGTGGAAGATGTGACCCTTGCTTATGTTGTCGGGATCGTTCATGATGTGGGTAAAGTCAGTGTTCCTGATGATATTTTAAATAAATCAGGAGACCTGACAGACGCTGAACTTGCAGTTATCAGACAGCATCCTGATGTTGGTGCTGATATTTTGGCTGAGGTTGAGGGACTGAATAGGATCGCCACAATTGTCCGTCATCATCATGAACGATATGATGGTAAAGGGTATGGTACCGGCTTGGCAGGGGACTCTATCCCTTTTTTTAGCCGCATGCTGGCGGTATGTGACAGTTTCGATGCCATGACAACTGTGCGTTGTTACCGGCGGGAGCCATTTAGTATCGCTAAAGCGCTGGATGAAATTAGCCGGTGTGCCGGTTCGCAATTTGATCCGGTAATAAGCCGGTGTTTTATTGATTTTATTAATGACTGTCAAAAGTATGATACTTTAACCGCTGCTCATGCTTAA
- the serS gene encoding serine--tRNA ligase has translation MLDIKFVRDNPGAIELALTNRGAAMSLDEFISREKERRGLLAEVEILKNKRNTVSQEISKKKKNGDNAEDMILEMRAVGDRISAIDAKVKEAESALAAIIMSIPNVPHASVPVGKDEHDNKEIRRYGTPRDFAFTPLAHWEIGEKLGILDFERGGKVTGARFTFYKGLGSRLERSLINFMLDLHTQQHGYTEFFPPFIVNEASMIGTGQLPKFAQDMFKLEGLDYYLIPTAEVPITNLHRQEILDAKDLPLYYTAYSACFRAEAGAAGRDTRGLIRQHQFNKVEMVKFSLPEESYNELEKLTLNAEKVLQLLGLPHRTMLLCSGDMGFSSAKTYDLEVWLPSFNTYREISSCSNFEDFQARRAEIKFRREPKAKPEFVHTLNGSGVAIGRTVAAVLENYQQEDGSVIVPEVLRPYMGVDIIR, from the coding sequence ATGTTAGATATCAAATTCGTGCGGGATAACCCCGGGGCAATCGAACTGGCGCTGACCAACCGGGGAGCAGCCATGAGCTTGGATGAGTTTATCAGCCGGGAAAAAGAGCGGCGGGGGTTATTAGCCGAAGTAGAAATACTTAAAAACAAGCGGAATACTGTGTCTCAGGAAATCAGCAAAAAGAAAAAAAATGGTGATAATGCTGAGGATATGATTCTGGAGATGCGGGCGGTAGGAGACCGCATTAGCGCTATTGATGCCAAAGTCAAAGAAGCCGAGTCCGCCCTGGCCGCTATTATTATGAGCATTCCCAATGTACCGCATGCCTCTGTGCCTGTGGGTAAAGATGAACATGACAACAAAGAAATTCGCCGCTATGGTACGCCGCGTGACTTTGCTTTTACACCGCTTGCTCATTGGGAAATTGGTGAAAAATTAGGTATTCTTGACTTTGAGCGGGGCGGTAAAGTAACCGGCGCCAGGTTTACTTTTTACAAAGGTCTGGGTTCCCGGCTGGAACGCTCGTTAATCAACTTTATGCTTGACCTGCATACCCAACAACATGGCTACACTGAGTTTTTCCCCCCATTTATTGTCAATGAAGCCAGCATGATTGGCACAGGTCAGTTGCCTAAGTTTGCGCAGGATATGTTTAAGCTGGAAGGTCTTGACTATTATCTTATTCCAACGGCCGAAGTACCAATTACTAACCTGCATCGCCAGGAAATTCTGGATGCCAAGGATCTGCCGCTTTATTATACAGCCTACAGCGCGTGTTTCCGGGCTGAAGCCGGCGCTGCCGGCCGAGACACCCGGGGCCTTATTCGTCAGCACCAGTTCAACAAAGTAGAGATGGTTAAGTTCAGCCTGCCGGAAGAGTCGTATAATGAGCTGGAAAAGCTGACTCTTAATGCGGAAAAAGTATTGCAGCTGTTAGGTTTGCCGCACAGAACCATGTTATTGTGTTCAGGTGACATGGGGTTCTCATCGGCAAAGACATACGATCTGGAGGTATGGCTGCCTAGCTTTAACACCTATCGCGAGATTTCATCCTGTTCTAACTTTGAAGATTTCCAGGCCCGGCGGGCAGAGATTAAATTTCGCCGTGAGCCAAAAGCAAAACCAGAGTTTGTCCACACTCTAAACGGATCGGGTGTGGCAATTGGCCGGACGGTTGCCGCTGTTTTGGAGAATTACCAGCAAGAAGACGGGTCAGTCATTGTGCCGGAAGTCTTACGGCCTTACATGGGTGTAGATATAATCAGGTAA
- the cobI gene encoding precorrin-2 C(20)-methyltransferase, whose translation MSGIFYGVGVGPGDPELLTLKAINAIKSADVVIAPRTEKKDESTAMSIARPYIQEGSEVLELVFPMNYNAQALSEAWVSNKSIILGLLDAGKKVAFLTLGDPMLYSTYMYVYRLLEDSGHEIVNIPGVNSFSAIGNRLGVALAEGGDILSIVPATIDEKRLEQVLAVSDNVVLMKVYKNYTEIVEKLQKHGMVENAVMVSKCGLEGEEIIHDLITAGSKKVNYLSTILTKRSKVSKHALA comes from the coding sequence ATGTCAGGAATTTTTTACGGTGTCGGTGTAGGCCCCGGCGATCCCGAATTACTCACTTTGAAAGCCATTAATGCCATTAAGTCGGCCGATGTAGTAATTGCTCCCCGGACTGAGAAAAAAGACGAAAGTACGGCGATGTCGATTGCCCGTCCATATATTCAAGAAGGCAGTGAGGTTTTGGAACTGGTATTTCCCATGAACTATAACGCCCAAGCCTTGTCTGAGGCGTGGGTGAGCAATAAAAGCATAATCCTTGGCTTGTTAGATGCCGGCAAGAAAGTTGCTTTTCTAACCTTGGGGGACCCTATGCTTTATAGCACATACATGTATGTGTATCGGCTGCTGGAAGATTCAGGTCATGAAATCGTTAATATTCCTGGCGTTAACTCGTTTTCTGCTATTGGCAACCGCCTGGGAGTGGCACTGGCTGAAGGTGGCGATATTCTGAGCATCGTACCGGCCACCATTGATGAAAAGCGGCTGGAGCAGGTACTGGCGGTATCTGATAATGTTGTTCTTATGAAAGTATATAAAAATTATACGGAAATTGTCGAAAAACTGCAGAAACATGGCATGGTTGAAAATGCTGTTATGGTCTCGAAATGTGGTCTGGAGGGTGAAGAAATTATTCACGACCTGATAACCGCCGGCAGTAAGAAAGTAAACTATTTATCGACCATTCTTACTAAACGCTCCAAAGTGAGTAAACACGCATTGGCATGA
- a CDS encoding P-II family nitrogen regulator, whose protein sequence is MKPITKIEIITRPEKLEELKAAMNKIAVTGMTVTQVYGCGLTKGHTEVYRGQEYNINLVPKVKVEIVVCEVPVEKVLEAAKQACQTGKIGDGKIFVYPIANAVRIRTGEEGDIAIVDPADMPK, encoded by the coding sequence ATGAAACCAATAACCAAAATTGAGATTATTACCCGCCCGGAAAAATTAGAAGAGCTTAAAGCAGCCATGAATAAGATTGCGGTTACCGGCATGACCGTTACTCAGGTTTACGGTTGTGGCCTCACTAAAGGACATACCGAAGTCTATCGTGGCCAGGAGTACAATATTAACCTTGTGCCAAAAGTTAAGGTTGAGATTGTTGTTTGTGAGGTACCGGTGGAAAAGGTACTGGAGGCTGCTAAGCAGGCTTGTCAAACCGGTAAAATCGGGGATGGAAAAATATTTGTATACCCGATCGCCAATGCGGTTCGTATCCGCACCGGTGAAGAAGGCGATATTGCCATTGTCGATCCGGCTGATATGCCGAAATAG